The region AGCTTCGCTGGAGGTATCGTCCTTGTGGAGAGACcgagccaggctggcagggggtgaggaggttgagagcagccctgcagaaacgggcttggtggtgctggtgggtgagaagctggataggagccagcaatgggcactggcagcccaagAGGCCACTTGAgacctgggctgcaccaaaagcagcgtggccagcaggacgagggaggggattctgccactctgctctgctgagacctcacctggagtgttCTATCCATCTGTGGAGCCTTTAacacaggaagggcatggagctgctggagtggatccataggaggccacaaagatgatcagaaggctggagcccctctgccatggggctCTGCCGATTAGGGCTGttatcttggagaagagaaggctccagggaggccttagagctgcatttcaatatttgcaggggacctacaggacagctggggagggactgttcagaaaggCCTCTGGGGATAGGAttgaggggtaatggtttgaaactggatcagggtagatttaggttggacattaggaggaagttcttcaccatgagagtggtgagacactggaagaggctcccagAGACGtggttgaggacccatccctggagacattcaagatcagactcaatgtgtccctgagcaacctgctctagctggaggtgtccctgctgactgcagtggctTTTGATAAGAtacccttggagggtcccttccaacctgatgcagtctgtgaaccTGCAAGGTCAGGGACCAAAGCCACCCGCTGCCCATCCGCTTTGGCACGGGCAAGGTGCTGACCTTGCCGCCGGCTGCCTCCCTGGGGGAGGCCTGGCTTTGGCAGTGGCTGTTCCCACGCTCGGTGGGGCCGCGCTGGGGGGCGTGAGGCGAGCTGGTAGCCAGCTGTCCCACACCCCCTGCTCTGCTTGCAGTCTCCCTTCGACAGCTCCCGCCTGGTGTTCCCTCCCGTGCCAGCCTCGCTGGTGATGGGCTTCTTCTACGGCCTCctgcggctgctgctgcccGAGGGGCTGGGGCTGTCGGTGTTCGTGGGAGGGCTCTGCGGCTACGTCATCTACGACATGATGCACTATTACCTCCACTATGGCTCCCCCAAGAAAGGCACCTACCTGTATGGCCTGAAGGCTTACCACGTCAAGCACCACTTTGAGCACCAAAAATCAGGTaactccccctgcccccaccccggcccagcccctgccagggtgggagcagggctgtCTGAACCCActctgtgcctgcagctcttTCCTTTTGATTCTCTAAAGACCACGGTTGGTTTCTGGGGGAGATATTTTATTTGCTACTGCAAAAATCAGactttgtggtgggttgaaaaattacacacacccccccccaacattaaattgccagactgGCTCAGTTGGAaggaaatggagctgtatttacaagcagaactgcaatctacaatgaaatgcagtgaatatgtacaaaatatgcagtGTTTACACTGTTGACAGGTATTTACAAtggataaacagcacaagaaccccccctggctggcccaaaaccaggggagctaatagcttcccactccctgcctcccctccttacctccctggacacaaagggacaagagaaggagcagagagttgttagaacttagccaaaacaacgCAACCAAGGTCAGGAGAAGCCAGCAtggcacaaagttagtatctcccagggcatagaagccaaaagagagagaaagaatgtttaccaaactaattcttatgggagatatctctccaatgggattgtttagaactatcattattttccttttcacaccccatggtgatttatttacattttactactttctgttcgaggtctgtggaaaattttaaaggtacagcctaaaactaccacagactTCCTTCTGAGTCACATGGTAGCAACTTGCATCAAAGTGGATTTATCAAGCCTTTCCTGAATCCCAGTAACTGATTtcaaactgcttttaaaatgtgattgtggagtctccttccctggagactttcaaaacctgactggatgtgttcctgtgcagcctgccctaagTGAGCCTGCATTGGCAGCAGGGTCGGACTctggagttctcttccaacccctaacattatGCGATTCTGTGTGCTCTGAAATgcctgctcaaggccaggttggatgcggccttgagcaacctgggcaagtggaaggtgtccctgccaatgccaggggggatgatctttaaggtcccttccaacccaaccccttctgtgagtctatgaataTTTGGGATTTGGGATTTGTCACTGGGGGAAGCAGCATaggagatgctgcagccctggTGGGCACATTTCTTCACCCTGGGCTGAAGATGGGGAGCTGGCACAGTGCAGGGAtgaaggcagcagcctgccccaCCAATGGGCACCAggttcacaggatgtcaggggttggaagggacctctggagatcatctaggtccaacccctctgccagagcaggaccatagaatccagcacaggtcgcatgggaatgcatccagatggggctggaaagtgtccagagaaggagactccacaatctctctggttgaaagcttgtgggtaagaattaaggGATATGGAAAGGGAGGTGAAACTGTTGTGGATGTCTACTATggaccacaacctctctggggagccagttccagtgctccatgaccctcacagttcctcctcatgttgagagcAAGGACAGCCAGGAATGCCAGGGTggaggcagagccctgcactgctAGGATGTGGATGCTCACCCCCAGGGCAGTATCTCCTCCTGGAGGCGTTGGCAGGCACAGGGTGAGGCCTCAGGCTCCGCTGGGTTcaccccacaccttccctagccTGCTGCTTGCTCAACCTGCCCTTTGCCCAGTTTCCTAGGAGAAAACACCCAATCCAGATAAGCTATCACCCATGGGGCTGGAGGCATGGCCcagccagctccttctgctccccctgctcttcctcctcatcctcaccttgccttcctccctctccaaaCCATCACTGCTCCTACCTCCCCAGTTAACATCCAGCAAGCTGTGCCCTGTCCCCGGTGGCATGCCaggggtggtggtgctgagggctgagccctctctccctcccccacaGGCTTTGGCATCAGCACCCGCTTCTGGGACCACCCCTTCCGGACGCTCATCCCCGAGGAGACCTTCGCGAAGGAGGACTGATGGCCCCGGCGTGGCACCCGGCTGCCGGCTCCAGCCCTCGCAGGCTGCGGCTGGCACAGTGGCGACCCATCTCTGGAGCATCCCCGTGGTGTGCCACACTCCAGCTGGGGCACCTGCAAGGGGGCAAAGAtgtagggaaaagggaaaaggaggctgcaggggctCCTGCCCCTTCCTCACTGCCCTCCCACTCCAGGCCACAGACGCACGGGCAGGTCTGCCACCCGACAAATGAAGTGCCTTGATGCCACCCTTCCTCCTTTGCCCTGGCACCCTGCTGGAGCCATCCCAGAGCCCCTGACGCTCCTGGGGCCCTCCTTTGCCCTGGCACCTTGCTGGAGCCACCCCAGAGCCCCTGACCTTCCCTGGGGCCATCCAGCACACTGCAGTTAACCTCATCACCTAACTTGTGTGCCAAGAAGCTTCCATATCCTGGGGTCCTTCTCCTGGCCTGATCCCAGCAAAGGATTTTCCTGGCTTGCAGCCCTTGGGATGGGGATCCTGCAGgtctggattttcttttttctttttctttctggccTTTTTCTAACCAGTATCTCTCTGCCAGATGTGTCAAGTTCATGTTTTTGTAGACATTGGCTACTTGAAACTCAACCTCCAATGAACACAATTGCTAcaagaagcctttttttttcttttgttttggtttttatttttcctgattctgtgattcccccCCCTTGCTCCCCCCCTTgctcccccccttttcttttcctttcttttttctttttttttcccttccccctttcccacccccccccccttttttttccccccctaatgTTTATGGCAGATATTTAAAGTTTTGGCATAAAAGTTCTGTGTAAAACTGTTAGACATTACAATTGTAAATAAAGTGtatattttgaaaaataaacaaccttggggaaaaaaaaaggctctggCAAATGTAAGCCCTTGGGGTTGTGAGGTTTAGAtcagagtgaggtgggggttggtctcttctccctagtctcaggggatataaaaggagaagaaatggcctgaaattgtgccaggggagggtttaggttggagatgaggcaaaatttctttggtgcaagagtggtcagggattggcacaggctgcccagggaggtggtggagtccccacgcctggaggtgttcaagaaatgtgtggccatggcacttggggccatggtttgatggctgtggtgaggttgggttgatggttggactggatgatctcagaggggtCTGGGAAGGGTGGAGGGTAGGAGATCTCACCCTGCAAcatcctggcagtgctgggtccagccctggcaccaggcaggaccccagcactgccagggaccCAGATGCTTGCGCAGGGCCTCCTCAAAAGGCaggttgtggggtttggttcACCAAGGGCTCACACATCTCCCAGTTTCACTTTCCTAACAGATGCATCACGACTCGTGGGCAGCTTCTCcaccccaaacaattctatgattctatgctcccATGTTCTCCCTTCCTAGGTGCTGACAGCCCTGCTGGTGACCTCATGGTCACcgtcctggacaacctgtgctgATGAAAGCTCTACCCTCAGCCACTGCAGTGGTGAGGGAGAAGTTCTGTGTAGCTGGGGAAGCCCAGCAACCCTGTGTGACCCCGGGCTCTCTGTAAGCAGAAGCTGGCTGAAGCCACTGCTCATTTCTCCCAAGTTGGGCAATGCTGTCACGTACTGCCCCCCGGCTTCCCCACAAGCAGTCTGACCCCAGTGACGAAGCCAACCGCGAGGCTTCCTGTGCTTGTGCCAGAAGCTCAAGCatcactgccagctctgctgcttgcagccTGGTTCCTAGAATGCTGGGAGGCCACAAAATCCTAGCATGGTGAGGGTTTGGatgagacctctggagattatgcagtccaaacccactgctaaagcaagggcacccagagcagcttgcccaggatcacaatggccgggtggggttggaatctctccagacaagaagactccacaacctctctgggcagcctgctccaggcttccagcaccctcactgcaaagaagtttatCTTAAAGGGTCCTGCAGAGTTGAGGAGGTAGGTCCCAAAAGACCGTCATGGGGATGGGTGTGCTCAGGAAGAtcctcctgctctgagctgatgTCGAGGGTGCTGTAGTGTCCTGGACAAGCCTTGGCACAGCTAGTGGCACAGCAGAAGTGGTTTAGGATGCTCAAAACAATAGTAAATTCAAtatggggggtggggaggaaagtCCCACCTCATCCCCTTTTGCCTGATGTGCTTCCCGTGGGCAATCCCTTCCTCCAGCAGGGAAAGCCCAGCACAGGAGAACTCAGCCTGCTTAGCCCCTTCCTCTGCCACCCTGAGCAGCTTCTCCGGAAGCAGGGAGCCAGGGTCGTGTGGGAAGCCACGGGGTGGGGCGGTGGAGCGGGGGGCGTTGCACAATGCCCTTTCCGCTGCCGGCAGCAGCGCTCTTAACCCAcgttgctcctgccctgcctctccAGTCCGCCCAGGCAGCCGAGGAGGAGGCAAGCAGAGCACGACCAGGTAAGCTCAACCGGTTTTCTTCCcgggaggctgctggagctctggagcggggtgcccagagaggttgtgcagtctcctctctggagagcttccaaaaccccatccctggccactgtgatcctgggcaagctgctgtgggtgccctgctttagcagggggtttggactggatgatctccagacgtcccttccagcccctcatgCTGGGGTTTCTCTGAGCAAGCGGATGAGCTGCTTCCttgggagctgtgctggagatagcttgaagaggaagagagagtgaCAGCAGATTATTTTTGGGTGCCTTTTTCTGTCTCGTTCCTAGCTGTAGAGCTCAGTTCCCCCCTCTTAGCACTGGCTGCATcgatggtgggggtgggtggctGCTGCTATTGTACCAGGGGCACctttctgtccctgctgcctggatgtgggctggggagttggaactagtccctgcagggatgctgagcacagagaaagGGTTTGGTTTAAAATCTTAAGTGGGCaacacaggaggaaaacaaggagaagctgaggacaCCAGGGCTGTGACAGCAGAGGGGTGACAGCAGAGAGGGGAGTTGGGCACAAATGAGAAGGGATCTTTATGGTTAAATCATAGGCTCTGAGGGCAGGACCCCAGGGTGGTGTGAGGGCAGTGTTGGGCATGTTGCTTGAGGGATGCTCCTTGGGTCAGTGCTGACCTAGGGAAATGCTCTTTGGGTCCTTGCTgacctgagtgatgctgcttgGGTCGTTGCTGACCTGGGGGATGCTGCTTGGGTCGTTGCTGACCTGGGTGAGCCTCCCTGGGTCGTTGCTGACCTGGGTGAGCCTCCCTGGGTCGTTGCTGACCTGGGTGAGCCTCCCTGGGTTGCTGCTGACCTGGGGGATGCTGCTTGGGTCGTTGCTGACCTGGGTGATCCTCCCTGGCTCGTTGCTGACCTGGGGGATGCTGCTTGGGCCATTGCTGACCTGGGGCATGCTCCTTGGGTCGTTGCTGACCTGGGTGATCCTCCCTGGGTCGTTGCTGACCTGGGTGATCTTCCCTGGGTCGTTGCTGACCTGGGAGATGCTGCTTGGGTCACTGCTGACCTGGGAGATGCTctttgggtgatcctgcttgggtCATTGCTAACATGGGGGTTGTTCCTTGGGTCATTGCTGGCCCTACTGATCCATGTAAGCTGgtcccagggctctgaacaaggggctggaggagacctgCAGGGCACGGTGCCATGTTAAGGTTATTCCTCAGGGTGGAAGAGCTGCATCTGGCTGATATTTGAGTGGTGCCTGAAGCTCCCCTCCACAGGACACCACCAGCCCACATCCCTGCAGTCAATCCCTTTGCTGCAAGCATGGACATCGTGGAGAGGGTCTTCTCCGTGGCCCAGGCCATCCAtggccagctggagcaggtgaaGTGCTGTAAGCACCAGTGCCAGCGCCTCGTGGAGCGCATCCAGATCCTGCTGGAGCCCATCAGGATCCTCAGGGCTCAGCCACAAAAGCACATCTCCCACCGTGAAGAGGAACTGCTgtggaagctgctgcaggcactgggggaagCCCAGAAGCTGGTGGTGAAATACAGCCAGACCAGCTGGATCCAGAAGTTCCTGAGAGCTCGCAGCGCCCTCGAGGAGTTCGTGGAGGTGAACGAGAGCCTGGGGGACATCGCCCAGGGgctctccctcctgctgcaggccgAGCAGAAGGCAACATTCCTGGAGGCTTTCCAGGCAAAGATCTGTCGCAGGCAGGATGCTGAGGACCTGAGGGATGACAGGGCCTTCTTGGACCAGGTGATTGCAAGTAAGTATGCAGGTACCAAGCCCTCTTTGCCTGAGGCCAGCTGTTGGcacctcttccctgctgctgcccagctttgGCTTGATGGCCATGGCCAAGGAAAGCCAAAGAGGCATTTAAACCCTGGGAAAAACTAAGCAGCTGGGTCCTGCACGTTCAtccagcagcctcagccctgcctgTTCCTCTGCCCAGGTACCGAGGAGCCTGAAGATGTGGCCAGGGAGATCTGTGCCAACAGGCAATGTATGGAGAGCAAGGTAGACTGGATGCAGAGCGAGCTGAACAAAATcgtgagggtgatggagagTAAGTAGGCATCACGCCTCCAGGCACCCTCTGCTCCGTGTCCTTCACCTCTGACCCCTGCCTAACGTGGCCTTGTTCTCTTGGTGCATGGTGGGAGCAGGCCTGAAGAAGGTCAATGTTGGTAAAAGAGAAGATATCACCGAGATCCAGCCAGACCACCTCACCTTCTACAGGCACCTGCAGGCCACTGACACCTACGACCTCTACGAGGGCGAGTACCTCAAGTACCCTGTGGCCATCCAAACCTTCAAGAGGCCACTGACCACAGACCCTGTGTGAGTTGTCCTGGGTGGGAGTGCCATGGGGCAGCTGGGGCAGTGTAGTAGTTTTAGGCtctgcctttaaatttttttttttcccagatcttGACCAGAAAGaggtaaaatgtaaatagatcactactgggtgtaaaaaggaaaataatgatagctctaaacaatcccattggagaaaTGAGAGACTTAAACTAGTTGcaccaaaacaatctctctctcttctcacttccttgGGATGAGAGATACCAACTtcgtgcttctgctggcttctccttgaccttggctgcattgttttggctaagctctaacttctccatctctccttttctcttgtcccttttgtgtatGAGGAGGTaaaggggggcagggagggagaatctattagcagctcccctgatctttggccaggggggtccttgtgctgtttatcaattgtaaatagcTGTGAATATTGTAAATCCTCTATGTTtggtacatactcattgcatcccattgtagattgtagttttgcttgtaaacacagctttcatttgcttccagctgagctggtctggcaaatttaatgtttggGGGGAAATTTTCGACCCACCACAGTCAGGAAGATGCCACAGTGCCTTGGCATGGGTTGTTTTTCTCCCCCAATTTGGGGGCCGTTgggtgacaaatgaaggcaCGAACCCCACTGCCACATAGCAacaagattccagaaatgcagaggggcagagaatCTCGGAGGTCTTCTctgaagtcctttattgctgcctGGTAGAATCTTCTGCATTACAGAGTCTTAGAGTCCCACTTAgagcagaagtcctggaagcccttaacagacaaagcagctaacagaagtcctgagcatatccctagcagcatccctccaCCAAAGCCCTTGCCAGAAGAAGTTGCTAACTACCAGAAGCAGAAATCCCTAACCAAAACCCTAACTGAAGATCCCTAACCAAAGGGATTCCCTTCactattgctcagagtggctgtttacATATTCATTATCAATCTcttaaccagtaaaatccaaccacCTACATAAGCTAAAGTCTTTtcccagcatgtcaaggaggtggcttctgcagcatgtcccCATCCAACACAAGGATGTCGTTCTTGGCACCCATGGAATGTTGTTGTGTTGCCCTAGggattggtcagctaaggaatcctgcactctgcaggcggccagcagctgccctcagaacagtggctgcaacagtcATGTCTGATCCCAGGGATCTCACCATGCTgtccctttctgcaggaaggtgaGGGACATCTTTGTGAAGGAGATCCAGACCCTGAAGAAGTTTGAGTCTCCCAACATCCTGCGCATGTACGGGATCTGCATTGAGGAGAAAGGTAGCAGGCGTCGCGTTGATgtcaccctgccctgcctgtccccagtgCTAGCTGGTGGCAGGTGGTTTGTTGTGGTCCCCTCCTGCTCAGGGTCTCTCCTTGCAGATGGGAGCCCCTGCTTCTCCATCGTCATGGAGTACTGTAAGCACGGGACGCTGCGGGACGTGCTGACCAAGCAACCCCACCTCTCCTGGGAGGTCCGCATCCGGATGGCCCTGGGGGCTGCCAGAGGTCTTTACAGgtgagctcctgcagcctttgGTGGGTAAGTCCGCCTGAAGATCCGCACCTGCCTTCCTGCTGTCTCTCAGTAAGCAGCAGTTCACTGTTAGACACCATTTGCACCACCTTGGGAGGTTGGTgaaggggcagggggtgggtttggaagcagTCACAGCTATCGCCCCTGGGCACTGGCCCCAACATCTGGATGTGAGCCTGCAAAGGCCTAGAAGGTAGAAACCTCCTTCCCCAACACCCCTAGGGCAGCTTCAGGAGCACCCTTCAACACAGCCAGTtctgcttagaatcatagaattgtcagggttggaagggagctcaaggctcagccagttccaacccccttgccaagggcagggacacctcacaccagagcaggttgctcacagccacctccagtctggctgcaaaaacctccagggatgaggcttccacctgggcaacctgttccagtttctcatcaccctcactggagagGTTGGCTTGGCAGGGTTGGTCCACCAGGacaggcagagagctgctggcttcTCCAGGTGCATGTCAGACCATCCCCTACCAAGCAGGAGGGAGCCCTGAGGTGGGAATGGGTCCCTCACCAGCATGGGCTGCCCTTGGTTCTGTTCAGGTTGCACCAGACAGAGGAGAAGTCCCGACTCCACGGCTGCATCTGCAGTAGCAAGTTCCTGGTGGCTGGGGATTACTGTGTGAAGGTAAGCACCATGCTTGGAGAAGCTTTTGGGAGCTTTGCATGTTGTTTGGGAATGATCACAGAACCCCCgcatggtgggggggtgggagggacctctggagatcatctagttcaacccacTTTGCTACAGCAGGGTCAT is a window of Indicator indicator isolate 239-I01 chromosome 19, UM_Iind_1.1, whole genome shotgun sequence DNA encoding:
- the MLKL gene encoding mixed lineage kinase domain-like protein — encoded protein: MDIVERVFSVAQAIHGQLEQVKCCKHQCQRLVERIQILLEPIRILRAQPQKHISHREEELLWKLLQALGEAQKLVVKYSQTSWIQKFLRARSALEEFVEVNESLGDIAQGLSLLLQAEQKATFLEAFQAKICRRQDAEDLRDDRAFLDQVIASTEEPEDVAREICANRQCMESKVDWMQSELNKIVRVMESLKKVNVGKREDITEIQPDHLTFYRHLQATDTYDLYEGEYLKYPVAIQTFKRPLTTDPVKVRDIFVKEIQTLKKFESPNILRMYGICIEEKDGSPCFSIVMEYCKHGTLRDVLTKQPHLSWEVRIRMALGAARGLYRLHQTEEKSRLHGCICSSKFLVAGDYCVKLSGFELCETESSIKRRVKKNWNQVSMLAYIAPENLNDINYPYKRPCEIYSFGIVLWEIATSKIPFEGCTTQEIMEKICNHHYQAPVGDDCPETLWRVIDQCCAFDPSQRPSAEEIVDSLADLEKRRSQGS